A region of Diospyros lotus cultivar Yz01 chromosome 3, ASM1463336v1, whole genome shotgun sequence DNA encodes the following proteins:
- the LOC127798273 gene encoding protein BOBBER 1-like, whose protein sequence is MAVLSDYEEPEDQQKPSNSSSSSTTKQFTAELDPSQPLGFLERVFEFVSRESDLFKSESVIRDVNALVRGVKDKVDAAERKEKEKEKEKEKQKQKKAEDEKRAEESKVSASVSAKEEKKDEKSSDRKQSPNKGNGLDLDNYSWSQTLQEVTVNIPVPPGTKSRFIACEIKKNHLKVGLKGQPPIIDAELFQPVKVEDCFWSLEDQKSISILLTKHNQMEWWKCLVKGDPEIDTQKVEPENSKLSDLDPETRSTVEKMMFDQRQKSMGLPTSDEMQKQEILKKFMSEHPEMDFSRAKIS, encoded by the exons ATGGCCGTGCTCTCCGATTACGAAGAACCAGAAGATCAACAGAAGCCTTCCAACTCATCATCGTCGTCTACAACAAAGCAGTTCACCGCCGAGCTGGACCCCTCGCAGCCTTTAGGGTTTCTGGAGAGGGTTTTCGAATTCGTCTCTCGCGAGTCCGATCTGTTCAAGAGCGAATCCGTGATTAGGGACGTAAATGCTCTGGTTCGCGGCGTGAAGGACAAGGTGGACGCCGctgagaggaaggagaaggagaaagagaaggagaaggagaagcagaagcagaagaagGCCGAGGACGAGAAACGCGCCGAAGAGTCGAAGGTTTCGGCATCTGTCAGCgcgaaggaagagaagaaggatgAGAAGAGCTCCGACCGCAAGCAAT CTCCAAATAAAGGAAATGGTCTTGATTTGGATAACTATTCGTGGAGCCAAACCTTGCAAGAAGTTACAGTCAATATTCCAGTCCCTCCAGGAACTAAATCAAGATTTATTGCATGCGAGATAAAGAAGAACCATCTGAAAGTTGGACTTAAGGGTCAGCCCCCAATAATTGAT GCTGAACTGTTTCAACCTGTCAAGGTTGAAGATTGCTTCTGGAGCTTAG AGGATCAGAAATCCATCTCTATACTTCTTACAAAACATAACCAAATGGAATGGTGGAAGTGTTTGGTAAAAGGTGATCCTGAAATTGACACTCAGAAGGTAGAACCTGAAAACAGCAAGCTTTCTGATTTGGACCCAGAGACACGATCCACTGTGGAAAAGATGATG TTTGACCAGCGGCAGAAGTCCATGGGCCTTCCAACAAGTGATGAGATGCAGAAACAAGAGATTCTCAAGAAATTCATGTCTGAG catcctgagatggacttttCCAGGGCAAAAATATCTTAA